In Acidisarcina polymorpha, the DNA window CGAATCGCACCGCGATGCGATTGCCGGCGAACGCCCAAAGCTCCTTAATCAATCGGTACTCATGCTCCCGGTTCCACTTCCGAGTCAGAAACTCCACGATCTGTTCGCGACCCGTTGGAAACTCAGCCCGGTTGCGCCAGCGGCAATCGACCGTATAGGCCAAAGATACCCGTTGTGGATCACGAGAATTCCAGCCGTCTTCCGCTTTGCGCACCTTCTCAATCGCAGTCTCAAGTGTGAATGGTGGAATTGGAGCTAACATCGTCCCCGTCGTTGTCAAATCAACCTCCATTTTCAAATCGATCAATGCTTGCAGATCAATGATTACCGATTAATGATTGCCGCCGCCATTGCAGCTTCTCCGGCTATGCGTTTGTTGAATTGTCACATATTCACTTCGGAGAGGAGGCTAGCTGCATAT includes these proteins:
- a CDS encoding DUF1348 family protein encodes the protein MLAPIPPFTLETAIEKVRKAEDGWNSRDPQRVSLAYTVDCRWRNRAEFPTGREQIVEFLTRKWNREHEYRLIKELWAFAGNRIAVRFAYEYRDDSSQWYRAYGNENWEFNEEGVMRLRYASINDLRISPDERMFHWPLGRRPDDHPGLSDLGL